In a genomic window of Magnolia sinica isolate HGM2019 chromosome 14, MsV1, whole genome shotgun sequence:
- the LOC131226231 gene encoding uncharacterized protein LOC131226231: protein MADGWTDRSGRSLINFLVNCPARTMFLKSVNASGHSHIEEYLFNLLDSVVKEIGEDYVVQVITENAASYVMAGRLLMEKRRRLFWTPYAPHCIDLMLEDIGRLFINVIARARRITVFMYKHALLLSRMRKHIGGNLLRPVVIRFTTAFLTLQRLHAKKSELRSFVVSVDFTSGPWSKKAEGKRVQQTILSQSFWTQVVKALKSSEPLVTVLRLVDGDEKPAMDYIYDAMERAKNKIMDHFNHRDCDYRPILDIIDRRWGSQMSSPLYSAAYILNPTCLFTSVDPAEALTMHMVGFIDVLERMIPNRGEKDKISTLLDFYTKSEGIFSRDIVIRHRTMKLPTDWWAAYGVDTNRKDPALKKLAIKILRLTCSASGCKRNWSTFEVNHTKKRNRLEQKKLNNLVFV from the exons atggccgatggatggactgatagatccggtcggtctctcattaactttttggtaaattgtccagctaggacaatgttcttgaagtcagtGAATGCGTCGGGCCATTCACACATAGAagaatatttgtttaacttactagatagtgtagttaaagaaataggtgaggactacgttgtacaagtaattacagaaaacgcagcctcgtatgtaatggccggtcgtcttcttatggagaagaggcgacgtttattttggaccccctatgcgccccattgtattgatcttatgttagaagatataggtagattatttataaatgtgattgcaagggctagaagaatcacggtctttatgtacaaacacgcccttcttctcagtcgaatgagaaaacacattgggggtaacttgctacgtccagtAGTCATCCGTTTCactacagcctttttaacactacaaaggctacatgcaaagaaatcagaacttagaagtTTTGTAGTGTCGgtcgattttacaagtgggccttggtcaaagaaagCTGAAGGGAAAcgggttcaacaaacaattctttctcaaagtttttggactcaagtggtaaaggcgctaaaatcatccgagcccttagtcactgtgttgcgattagtggacggggatgagaagcctgcaatggactatatatatgatgcgatggagagggcaaaaaataagatcatggaccattttaaccaTAGAGACTGTGATTACaggccaattttagatattatagatagaagatggggaagccaaatgtcatccccattatattcggctgcttacatccttaacccaacctgtttattcacttctgttgatccagcagaagcactaactatgcatatggttggatttattgatgtcttaGAAAGAATGATTCCAAATAGAGGAGAAAAAGATaagatctcaactttgctggacttctacacaaaaagtgaagggatattctcaagggatatcgtaataagacatcggacaatgaaattaccca ctgactggtgggctgcctatggagtggacacgaacaggaaggatccagctctaaagaagctggctataAAGATTCTTAgactcacgtgttctgccagtggttgcaagcgcaattggagcacgttcgaggtg aatcataccaagaaaaggaatcgccttgagcaaaaaaagctcaacaACTTGGTTTTCGTTtaa
- the LOC131226230 gene encoding AUGMIN subunit 5 — protein sequence MQASGSSSLPQPEVILEWLQKEMGYRPQGGPYISSSKSLPSVESLRKICRGNMLPVWNFLLQRVKSEKTVEKIRRNILVHGSSGSGDVIVSAGAEDGRSKGRRKDRGKVKSGFEKGLVGPEDSAESRENALRERDAAEREVERLKHIVRRQRKDLRAKMLEVSREEAERKRKLDEKSNYRHKQAMLEAYDQQCDEAAKIFAEYQKRLHYYVNQARDAQRSNVGTAADAADDFHVNSEKEAVYSTVKGNRSSDDVILIETTRERNIRKACETLAAHMVEKIRNAFPAYEGTSIHMSPQLEAAKLGIDFDGEIPDDVKVVAINALRNPPLLLQAVTAYTLRMKTLIHRETEKIDIRADAELLRYKYENNRVTDAASPDMSSNLQDQVYGNGKIGIDVSTKGTHNQLLERQKAHVQQFVATEDALNKAAEARNLSQKLIKRLHGSSDGVSSHSLPAGGTSQNLGSLRHFELDVWAKEREAAGLKASLNTLTSEVQRLNKLCAEWKEAEDSLRKKWKKIEQFDARRSELEAIYTALLRANMDASAFWDQQPLAAREYASSTIIPACVVVVDMSTNAKDLIEKELSAFSRSPDNRLYMLPSTPQALLESMGANGFTGPEAIAAAEKNAALLTARAGARDPSSIPSICRVSAALQYHDGLEGSDAGLASVLESLEFCLKLRGSEVSVLEDLSKAINLVHSRQDLVESGHALLNHAYRMQQDYERTTSYCLKLAAEQEKIVTEKWLPELRSAVLNAQRCLEDCKRVRGLVDEWWEQPAATAVDWVTVDGQNVAAWLNHVKQLQMTFYDKELL from the exons ATGCAGGCTTCCGGAAGCTCTTCCCTTCCACAGCCGGAGGTGATCTTGGAATGGCTCCAGAAGGAGATGGGATATCGCCCGCAAGGCGGTCCTTACATCTCATCGAGCAAGTCGCTGCCGTCCGTTGAATCTCTCCGCAAGATCTGCCGTGGAAACATGCTCCCTGTCTGGAATTTCTTACTACAGAGGGTTAAGTCGGAGAAGACTGTGGAGAAGATCCGCCGCAATATCCTTGTCCATGGTAGCAGTGGCAGTGGTGACGTCATTGTCTCGGCGGGTGCTGAGGATGGAAGGAGCAAGGGGAGGAGGAAGGATAGGGGTAAGGTGAAATCAGGGTTTGAGAAAGGGCTGGTGGGGCCTGAAGATTCGGCGGAGAGCAGGGAGAATGCTCTGCGGGAGAGGGACGCGGcggagagagaggtggagaggCTGAAGCACATTGTCCGGAGGCAGAGAAAGGATTTGAGGGCAAAGATGCTGGAGGTTTCAAGGGAAGAAGCCGAGAGGAAGAGGAAGCTGGACGAGAAGTCTAATTACAG GCACAAGCAGGCAATGCTGGAGGCATATGATCAACAATGTGATGAAGCAGCCAAAATATTTGCAGAGTACCAAAAGCGCCTTCATTATTATGTTAATCAAGCAAGGGATGCTCAGAGGTCCAATGTTGGCACTGCTGCTGATGCAGCTGATGATTTTCATGTAAACAGTGAAAAAGAAGCTGTTTATTCAACTGTTAAGGGAAACAGGTCCTCAGATGATGTCATCCTCATAGAAACCACTCGAGAAAGAAATATTCGGAAGGCATGTGAAACTCTTGCAGCGCATATGGTTGAGAAAATACGCAATGCTTTCCCGGCTTATGAAGGAACTAGTATTCACATGAGTCCCCAGCTAGAGGCTGCCAAAttaggcattgattttgatggggaAATACCTGATGATGTTAAGGTTGTTGCCATAAATGCCCTCAGAAATCCACCTCTATTGCTTCAGGCTGTTACTGCATACACGTTGCGGATGAAAACATTGATTCATAGAGAaacagagaagattgacattagaGCTGATGCTGAACTTTTAAG ATACAAGTATGAGAATAACAGAGTCACGGATGCTGCTTCTCCCGACATGAGCTCAAATTTACAAGATCAGGTGTACGGAAATGGGAAGATAGGGATTGACGTCTCCACCAAAGGAACTCATAATCAGCTTCTTGAAAGACAG AAAGCGCATGTCCAGCAGTTTGTGGCCACTGAAGATGCACTCAACAAGGCTGCAGAGGCTAGGAACTTAAGTCAAAAGCTCATAAAACGCCTTCACGGAAGCAGTGACGGGGTTTCATCTCACTCACTTCCTGCTGGAGGCACCTCACAAAATTTGGGCAGCCTCAGGCATTTTGAG TTGGATGTCTGGGCTAAGGAAAGAGAAGCTGCTGGATTGAAGGCGAGCCTGAATACTTTGACATCTGAGGTACAGCGCTTGAATAAACTCTGTGCAGAGTGGAAAGAAGCAGAAGATTCCTTAAGAAAGAAGTGGAAAAAAATTGAACAGTTTGATGCCCGTAGATCAGAACTGGAAGCCATCTATACTGCTTTGCTTCGGGCTAACATG GATGCATCTGCATTCTGGGATCAGCAGCCATTAGCTGCACGAGAATATGCGTCAAGCACGATAATCCCAGCATGTGTGGTCGTTGTGGACATGTCAACCAATGCAAAGGATCTCATAGAGAAAGAGCTGTCTGCTTTCTCTCGAAGTCCAGATAATAGGCTTTACATGTTGCCATCAACTCCACAG GCTCTCTTGGAGTCCATGGGTGCTAATGGATTTACAGGACCGGAAGCAATTGCAGCTGCGGAAAAGAATGCTGCTTTATTGACTGCGAGAGCTGGTGCTAGAGATCCATCATCAATTCCATCTATATGTCGCGTTTCTGCTGCCCTTCAATATCATGATG GTTTGGAAGGTTCAGATGCTGGGCTAGCATCGGTGTTAGAATCTCTGGAATTCTGTTTGAAGCTTCGGGGTTCTGAGGTTAGTGTGTTGGAGGACTTGTCGAAGGCAATCAATCTGGTTCATAGTCGGCAGGATCTTGTTGAAAGTGGTCATGCATTATTGAACCATGCATATCGCATGCAGCAAGATTACGAGAG GACTACTAGTTACTGTTTGAAGTTGGCTGCTGAACAAGAAAAAATAGTTACAGAAAAATGGTTGCCTGAGCTTAGAAGTGCAGTTTTGAATGCTCAAAGATGCTTGGAAGACTGCAAACGAGTTAGAGGCTTG GTTGACGAGTGGTGGGAGCAGCCGGCTGCGACGGCTGTTGACTGGGTAACGGTGGACGGTCAAAATGTCGCTGCTTGGCTGAATCATGTAAAGCAGCTTCAAATGACCTTTTACGACAAGGAGCTTCTGTGA